GCTTCATCTTGTGTGTAACTCAAAGTAAACCAAAACCTTAAGTGAAGAATCACCACATGCATAGCCAATACCAACAAAATCCACATGCACACGATTGAGATCATCATCATTACATCTAAAAGATCCAACACTCAAATTCTTTTCCCACCCACAGTGGATTAGGTCTTCATAACTGTTGCAACTGTTTTTCTTCCCCGTCCGTAGAGATGGCATAAATCTGGCATGCTTATCCTATGCCATTCATATTTTGAGTCACGGTAGCCACTAGCATTTGCAGAAATAGAATGACATCATAAGATGGCAGGATTTATCAATCAAAATCAAGGAACTCCATTCTTTTTCTCATGGTGCCCTTCAGATCTGTAGCATCCCTTTCTGCTTTCTGAGCCTGGTGAGATGAGAAAACGGCCTGAAGTTATTCAGAAGGGAAAAACAGAAAAGCAAGAAATTCTCTACCAACTAATCATCTTAGAGCATTCACACTCTTTAACTATATCAATACCCTTGTAAAAAAATTTGGAGCATATTTGATACAAGGGCTCatggtaaaagaaaattttgcaaGAATTTTTCCAGAGATTCATTTTTGTAATTTCAAGTCAAATAATGTCATGACTGATCAAATGTATAGCTGTTttgcatattttcaaaagtataaaaaaatttcacagtATCATTACTGAACTTTGGCAAAGGCAATCTGGAAGACTACAAAGAGTTAGTGAAATGCATTCATAGCCAGTGCATTGGTGATCAGAGATAATGTtcagttttaaaagaaaacaaacatcATGTACTAGGAACTTACCCTTTTTATCTCTACTACTGACACACGGGTCATATGTGGTGGAAGCTCTTCCTTATCCAATTCctaaagaatgaaaaagaaagaagaaaaaaatcagtGCACAAATTTTGTAGTAATTACTAATAACAGCCAAGTCTCATGGTATAAGAGAGAACACATTATACCAGCTCTCCAATTAAGACAACGTTCTCTCCACGGATTACATATAGACCTAAGGGGATGTCACAATATAGATCACCAACTATAACACGCTCACAGGCATCTTGAAGAACAACATTAGCTGTGCATAGAGAAGAATACTGCCGTTCAACAAGGTTCAAttttaagggaaaaaaaggaTTAGAAACATTAGAACTTTGCATGTTATGTGGGATAGATATTTTACCAAATTGATCAAAAGAACATAGTAGCCCCAAGAGTTTTCTACCATCTCGCAACAAGACAAGCAGTTTTTCTGCAAGATTCATATGTTGAAGGAGTGAGGAACAAAATATTTAGTAATGAAGATATTATCTTACATCAATTACTTTTAATGGATGCATTTCTAATTCATAAATGATGTAGCAACAACTCGGCTTCATCATACAAGTGCATGCAAGATAGTTGTTTGATTTCatatccatataaaaaattCCAGGATAGCTCAAATGCTGatgaattaaacataaaaaacagaaaaagaatgCTGGTACATGATGATAATATTCTTTTCAATAGCAGACCATCTGTGGATGAGCTTAGAATgctttttcttaatattttattccattTGTCAATTGTAGTAGATTTTCATGGCATGAACATTCATGATTTCCATCGTATCTTTAGACAATCATGCATAGGTGTTGCTTTTGTATATGTcacgtgtacttgggctatgcctacttttctcatttaaaattCTTTCTCTagtgatccaaaaaaaaaaagaatggtgGTACATAATAGCAAATCCCCCCCACCCGCCATGGCGTGcatagaaataaattattaaacataGGATGGAAAATATTCTTGATACCAACCACTTCTTTATCATAAGCCCAAATAAACGTAGAGAAGACTTGACTTTGGTGAATTTCAAAATTGAGCCTATTAGAAGCTCCAAGATTTAGCTTAAGTTTTTACTCAGTAATATCATAAAATGACATTTCACGCACATTCAGTTTGGAGGACCTAAGTGAAGGAACCATCATTGACTATTGTTGCATCCTTAGTTATTATTGGATTATGCTGGGAGTGGACAATTCTCAAGTCATTATTTGAACTATAAAAAGAGGTTATGTCTAGATATTCTAATTCACTTTAAATAGCAGCTTaatcccttctttttctttcttttctagtCGTCCTTTCTAATTTCCTACCTTTAGTTGTTATCAATGTTGCCTTTTCCTTCTAGAATATTGAGCAGACTACTCTCGCCTCCAGCTCAAAGATGACTCATCAATCAATTTCCACATCAGCAGCTAATCTTCCAGAAGACTCAGGAGTAACGTAGCCTAGGTTGTGTTGTGTGCTGATTTTTGGTCTGTGTAAAGTGTAGTGCTCTGCCAAGGTGCCTTTGTAACAACCTCTGAAATATTCCTTTGTACAGCAGTGCATATCAGGTGCTCGCTATTTTGT
This is a stretch of genomic DNA from Carya illinoinensis cultivar Pawnee chromosome 3, C.illinoinensisPawnee_v1, whole genome shotgun sequence. It encodes these proteins:
- the LOC122304259 gene encoding sm-like protein LSM1B isoform X1 codes for the protein MSWAGPDDVLLSTSLASYLDKKLLVLLRDGRKLLGLLCSFDQFANVVLQDACERVIVGDLYCDIPLGLYVIRGENVVLIGELELDKEELPPHMTRVSVVEIKRAQKAERDATDLKGTMRKRMEFLDFD
- the LOC122304259 gene encoding sm-like protein LSM1B isoform X2; the protein is MMSCSPPLLLAILTKNCLSCCEMVENSWGYYVLLINLYSSLCTANVVLQDACERVIVGDLYCDIPLGLYVIRGENVVLIGELELDKEELPPHMTRVSVVEIKRAQKAERDATDLKGTMRKRMEFLDFD